The proteins below are encoded in one region of Triticum aestivum cultivar Chinese Spring chromosome 1B, IWGSC CS RefSeq v2.1, whole genome shotgun sequence:
- the LOC123079407 gene encoding zinc finger protein ZAT12-like, with amino-acid sequence MPVEHVPFVRRGSDIDMSKRRHGATESAEDDAVGAPMRLPESPRRVFECRTCRRRFPTYQALGGHRASHGRHHPSVSRPRAHAPGDGVALEIRLPEPRGGEARPRTHGCPVCGVEFAVGQALGGHMKRHRAMADADANANGTRAATSVKDDGAGAGCTAEICLGLNLAQAENCARCRNATRGESVNGT; translated from the coding sequence ATGCCTGTGGAGCACGTACCCTTCGTTCGCCGTGGCAGCGACATCGACATGAGCAAGAGAAGGCACGGGGCGACGGAGAGCGCCGAGGACGACGCGGTCGGCGCGCCGATGCGCCTCCCGGAGTCGCCGCGGCGCGTGTTCGAGTGCAGGACGTGCCGCAGGCGGTTCCCGACGTACCAGGCGCTGGGCGGGCACCGGGCCAGCCACGGGCGGCATCATCCCAGCGTCAGCAGGCCGCGCGCGCACGCGCCTGGCGACGGCGTCGCCCTCGAGATCCGGCTGCCGGAGCCACGCGGTGGAGAGGCGAGGCCGAGGACGCACGGGTGCCCCGTCTGCGGCGTGGAGTTCGCCGTCGGGCAGGCGCTCGGCGGGCACATGAAGCGGCACCGTGCCATGGCCGACGCCGACGCGAACGCGAACGGCACCAGGGCGGCAACGTCCGTGAAGGATGACGGCGCTGGAGCCGGCTGCACGGCCGAGATCTGCCTGGGCTTGAACCTGGCGCAGGCGGAGAACTGCGCCAGGTGCAGGAACGCTACTAGGGGTGAATCCGTGAATGGCACATAA
- the LOC123136153 gene encoding ras-related protein RABE1c — protein MAAPPARARADYDYLIKLLLIGDSGVGKSCLLLRFSDGSFTTSFITTIGIDFKIRTIELDQKRIKLQIWDTAGQERFRTITTAYYRGAMGILLVYDVTDESSFNNIRNWIRNIEQHASDNVNKILIGNKADMDESKRAVPTAKGQALADEYGIKFFETSAKTNLNVEQVFFSIARDIKQRLAETDSKPEDKTIKINKAEGGDAPAASGSACCGS, from the exons ATGGCTGCGCCGCCGGCGAGGGCCCGGGCCGACTACGACTACCTCATCAAGCTCCTCCTCATCGGGGACAGCG GTGTTGGCAAGAGTTGCCTCCTTCTGCGGTTCTCTGATGGCTCCTTCACTACGAGCTTTATTACCACGATCGG TATTGACTTTAAGATCAGAACAATAGAGCTGGATCAGAAACGTATTAAGCTACAAATATGGGACACGGCTGGTCAAGAACGTTTCCGGACTATTACCACTG CGTATTACCGTGGAGCCATGGGTATCCTGCTTGTTTATGACGTCACCGATGAGTCATCTTTCAACA ACATAAGGAACTGGATCCGGAACATCGAGCAGCATGCCTCTGACAATGTCAACAAAATTTTGATTGGCAACAAGGCTGATATGGATGAGAGTAAAAGG GCTGTACCTACTGCGAAGGGGCAAGCTTTGGCTGATGAATACGGCATCAAGTTCTTTGAAACT AGTGCCAAGACAAACCTCAACGTGGAGCAAGTTTTCTTCTCCATTGCCCGCGACATTAAGCAGAGGCTTGCCGAGACCGATTCCAAGCCTGAG GACAAGACCATCAAGATTAACAAGGCAGAAGGCGGCGACGCCCCGGCAGCTTCGGGGTCTGCCTGCTGTGGCTCTTAA